A section of the Chiloscyllium plagiosum isolate BGI_BamShark_2017 chromosome 4, ASM401019v2, whole genome shotgun sequence genome encodes:
- the LOC122549378 gene encoding uncharacterized protein LOC122549378 isoform X2: protein MGSLWSRTQGRTGIETDSLQTTSSHVDQEPEMTAWDRVFFRCILGIPPLMILLIPNIALPCKNKNLNMTEVMNDFQNVIFQDLQHLLELLATKSNNNNCRKPQKSNPFPCLNGKEIPSVHRLTCSVLYISKQYNFDFNQEIIILSKRTEKTLRCSCDHQKGIQAYFLSVSM from the exons ATGGGTTCCCTGTGGTCCCGCACTCAAGGTAGGACAGGAATAGAGACGGATTCGCTGCAAACAACCAGCTCTCATGTGGATCAGGAGCCAGAGATGACCGCCTGGGATAGAG TTTTCTTTAGGTGTATCCTTGGTATACCTCCCCTGATGATTCTTCTGATCCCAAACATTGCACTTCCTTGTAAGAACAAAAACTTAAATATGACTGAAGTAATGAATGACTTCCAGAATGTTATATTTCAAGATTTGCAACACTTG TTAGAACTTTTGGCTACCAAAAGTAATAACAACAACTGCAGAAAACCACAGAAATCAAATCCTTTTCCTTGCCTTAATGGAAAG GAAATTCCCTCAGTCCACCGCTTGACGTGTTCGGTGCTTTATATTTCTAAGCAATATAACTTTGACTTTAATCAGGAGATAATAATCTTATCCAAGCGAACTGAAAAAACATTGAGATGTAGTTGTGATCATCAAAAG GGAATACAGGCTTATTTCCTCAGTGTCTCCATGTAA
- the LOC122549378 gene encoding uncharacterized protein LOC122549378 isoform X4, with protein MILLIPNIALPCKNKNLNMTEVMNDFQNVIFQDLQHLLELLATKSNNNNCRKPQKSNPFPCLNGKEIPSVHRLTCSVLYISKQYNFDFNQEIIILSKRTEKTLRCSCDHQKKNRKNHNRKPKISSIINGKTKCPTKKLLRIKEKISDISLCWKKIFKLTEI; from the exons ATGATTCTTCTGATCCCAAACATTGCACTTCCTTGTAAGAACAAAAACTTAAATATGACTGAAGTAATGAATGACTTCCAGAATGTTATATTTCAAGATTTGCAACACTTG TTAGAACTTTTGGCTACCAAAAGTAATAACAACAACTGCAGAAAACCACAGAAATCAAATCCTTTTCCTTGCCTTAATGGAAAG GAAATTCCCTCAGTCCACCGCTTGACGTGTTCGGTGCTTTATATTTCTAAGCAATATAACTTTGACTTTAATCAGGAGATAATAATCTTATCCAAGCGAACTGAAAAAACATTGAGATGTAGTTGTGATCATCAAAAG aaaaacagaaaaaatcACAACAGGAAACCCAAAATATCGTCAATAATCAACGGCAAGACAAAATGCCCAACAAAGAAGCTtctaagaataaaagaaaaaatttCAGATATAAGCTTATGctggaaaaaaatatttaaactCACAGAAATCTGA
- the LOC122549378 gene encoding uncharacterized protein LOC122549378 isoform X3, translated as MGSLWSRTQGRTGIETDSLQTTSSHVDQEPEMTAWDRVFFRCILGIPPLMILLIPNIALPCKNKNLNMTEVMNDFQNVIFQDLQHLLELLATKSNNNNCRKPQKSNPFPCLNGKKNRKNHNRKPKISSIINGKTKCPTKKLLRIKEKISDISLCWKKIFKLTEI; from the exons ATGGGTTCCCTGTGGTCCCGCACTCAAGGTAGGACAGGAATAGAGACGGATTCGCTGCAAACAACCAGCTCTCATGTGGATCAGGAGCCAGAGATGACCGCCTGGGATAGAG TTTTCTTTAGGTGTATCCTTGGTATACCTCCCCTGATGATTCTTCTGATCCCAAACATTGCACTTCCTTGTAAGAACAAAAACTTAAATATGACTGAAGTAATGAATGACTTCCAGAATGTTATATTTCAAGATTTGCAACACTTG TTAGAACTTTTGGCTACCAAAAGTAATAACAACAACTGCAGAAAACCACAGAAATCAAATCCTTTTCCTTGCCTTAATGGAAAG aaaaacagaaaaaatcACAACAGGAAACCCAAAATATCGTCAATAATCAACGGCAAGACAAAATGCCCAACAAAGAAGCTtctaagaataaaagaaaaaatttCAGATATAAGCTTATGctggaaaaaaatatttaaactCACAGAAATCTGA
- the LOC122549378 gene encoding uncharacterized protein LOC122549378 isoform X1, with protein sequence MGSLWSRTQGRTGIETDSLQTTSSHVDQEPEMTAWDRVFFRCILGIPPLMILLIPNIALPCKNKNLNMTEVMNDFQNVIFQDLQHLLELLATKSNNNNCRKPQKSNPFPCLNGKEIPSVHRLTCSVLYISKQYNFDFNQEIIILSKRTEKTLRCSCDHQKKNRKNHNRKPKISSIINGKTKCPTKKLLRIKEKISDISLCWKKIFKLTEI encoded by the exons ATGGGTTCCCTGTGGTCCCGCACTCAAGGTAGGACAGGAATAGAGACGGATTCGCTGCAAACAACCAGCTCTCATGTGGATCAGGAGCCAGAGATGACCGCCTGGGATAGAG TTTTCTTTAGGTGTATCCTTGGTATACCTCCCCTGATGATTCTTCTGATCCCAAACATTGCACTTCCTTGTAAGAACAAAAACTTAAATATGACTGAAGTAATGAATGACTTCCAGAATGTTATATTTCAAGATTTGCAACACTTG TTAGAACTTTTGGCTACCAAAAGTAATAACAACAACTGCAGAAAACCACAGAAATCAAATCCTTTTCCTTGCCTTAATGGAAAG GAAATTCCCTCAGTCCACCGCTTGACGTGTTCGGTGCTTTATATTTCTAAGCAATATAACTTTGACTTTAATCAGGAGATAATAATCTTATCCAAGCGAACTGAAAAAACATTGAGATGTAGTTGTGATCATCAAAAG aaaaacagaaaaaatcACAACAGGAAACCCAAAATATCGTCAATAATCAACGGCAAGACAAAATGCCCAACAAAGAAGCTtctaagaataaaagaaaaaatttCAGATATAAGCTTATGctggaaaaaaatatttaaactCACAGAAATCTGA